Genomic window (Pyrus communis chromosome 13, drPyrComm1.1, whole genome shotgun sequence):
CCATGTATCCCATAGATCATATATTGACAACTGTGTTACAATCAAAACATAAAGCCGAGGAGCATAATAGCAATGTTGTGTTCACCAAAGGGACGTAGGGTACTCAATACTACAATACAAAATATTTCATCACCGTATGCAAGGTTCATTCCTAATAATAGGAAAATTGCAAGCAAAGAATCAACaagtaaaaacaataaattttctTCAAGCATAAGTTCGCATTGTATGATATAAATCGCCAATACAAGTGgtcaaaaaagaagaaacataGCATAATAGACACATTTGGTAAAAGTGTAATCCTCACTATAATGGTGATGTTGTATTAAGTTTAATACGATTCCTACCAGTGCAAGGAATATATATGGTATAGgcggaaaagaaagaaggacaTGGTTTGCTTACGTTGGCAGGATTCATTGAAGGGCCGGTATACACAGAACCAGTAACAACCAATGCAACAGTAACCACAGCGAGCAGCCACATTTTGAGAAATGAGCTACGAGGACCCTTGAGTATGATTACGAGGACAAGAAAGGAGATGATGAAAGTCAAGACCCCCTCAGCAATAGCGCCGGTATGCGAGTCAACTTTTAAGGAAGGGCCTCCAAGCATGTGCTTGTATTGCTGCGGCATGACCTCATTAATGGCCAGTGCTCCACCCACAGCACCCAAAGCCTGTGGAATGGAAGGTGTAGAGTCCAACGTTAAACTTAAGCATACCATTTTGGGTTTCGTTTATACACATATTATGGTTCGGAGTTGGGGTGGAGAGAGAGGCATATAAGTGAATTTCTTTGTTGAAAGAGAGAGTAGATTCTGTTAGTTAAATTGCAACAGCACAGCAGCCAATTGaaattgaattatttttcaTATGAAAAATGGAATAAAAGAATTGAATTGAACACAGATTGAGTAAAGATCGAATAAAGAGAGTAATCaatcaattgaattattatGATTAAGGAACGAACAGGATTGAGCGGTTACATCCTGACCTGGGCAGGAAAGCGGAGGGCCATGGAGAAGAGGTTGTCGGAGCCAAGGCCGGCAGCGTAAAAGGAGGCAGTGCCCGTGGGGTTGAAGCTGGCGCCGCCCAAGGAGTCTCCGATGAAGGTGAAGACGAAGACAAGCAGGAAGACAAGGGCGGTGGTGATGAAGAGAGGGGGCCAGGCGAGGGCTTGAACGCCAACGGCAGTAGCGATAAGGGTCGTGAGTAGGCCAAGCGTGGATGCGCAGGAAATCCACAAGAAGGTCAGCACCGCGTCTCCAGCTGCTGCCTTGATCGCACCCATCTCTCAGAGTCAGACTCTCTCCTTCCTTGGTCCAATTGTCTGTTGTGATTATAAGATAGATAGATTAGCAGTAGCAGTCTAGCCGAGCAGAGCAGATACAATTCTTCTGATTTGTGCCTTGGTGATTATCTTGTCAAGCAATCAACACATAGAATTCTTCTTCCAGCTTCAAGATTTAAGATTCAAGACTCACGACGCACAACAGAGCACAGCAGCATTTGCCATTGGAATTTAcaacaataaattaaaaataaataattgataaTAATGAGTGCCTGGGATGGATGGGCAATCtctaaaatattattatattgtaAGAGAGGGATGTACCTAATCCCAAATCCCGTAATCCGAATCGATTATCAAATTCCAGGAGATGAGATGAGaattttggtggtggtggagaggaGATATTCCTTAGCAGTTTGGAGTTTAGCAGGCAGAGGCAGGAGGCAGAATCGGGTTCCAAATCTTTGCACGCTATTCACCACCACGAGACCAATCACTCACAGCAACCGGTTCTCCTTAAACCGTAAGAAATGTTTTTACTCTCTTTCTCCTCtgtttttagtttctattttatTCATAAAAATATTAACACATAAAAAACttcttcacttttttttaaggaaaatatgGATGATTACCATTTTGGGTTGAGATAAAAGTAAAACAAGACCCATATATTTGGGTCATTATTATGATCATGATTCTAAAAAACACTCAAGCTAGCTGAGCGACAGATTTGAGTCTAGACGTCCAGACAAACTAgatagatttttattttttaaataaatttattatataatatataaataagtgcatgtttatattaaaaatttagaaaagataaaatgaaaaataaatacataaataaatatttattataaattttaaatattatgtaaaGTTAGACCATTTCCAAtagttgggctaaaagccaaatattttagttcgaaaaatttagtttttagtcCAGAACAGCTTTTATGCTCCAACCGTTCTggtctaaaattttagcccaggattattaaagaatgaacttaggctatttttttttcttaaattaatttttttttaaaataaatatgtagactatcgtaaattaattttataaacattttaatctaaaacaatttaaattccgataagtattgaaaaatcactaaattttctaCAAATCAAGCCTTCAACTTTTACCAATCTTTCAACCCTGAGCTAACCTTCAattcaccaatctttcaacaccaaattttcaattcaccaaccgtTAAACaacaaactttcaactttcaccaaccaTTCAACActaaactttcaactttcaccaatcgttcaactttcatcaatcgtcttctatataaacatatgtccaatatttgttgatcacataacctttcaaccttcaatcatcctatatattcaccaatctttcaacttttaaagagtttttgtttcctaaaaatcctcaatatctcatcaatgggtGATAGAATAAGGCGTAGCATGGCAATGCAGATGGCACAATACCAAGCAATGATCGAGATTAAGGATGCATAATTGTTCAGTGCTGAAGTTAAACTTATCAACTCGTTTATGCAATCTGAGCATCATGGCGAATTTAGCCATAGTGGTTCTGTCACGGGGCGTTCATATGTGCAGCATGATAAAGAAGAGTGTTATGACCGAATGATGAAAAATTATTTCATCGAGCGTCCGAGATTTCCTGCTTATGATTTTCAGAGACGGTTTCGGATGAGGAGATAGCTTTTTTTGAAAGCATCTTGAATGCAGTTGTCAATCATGACCACTACTTTGCAAGGAGGCTAGATGCCGTAGGCCGACAAGGTctatcacctcatcagaagctCACATCTACTTTTCACATGCTAGTTAATGGGTGCTCTGCAGACTCAACTGACGAGTATTGCCGACTTGCAAAAAGTACTGCTATTGAGAACCTAAAGCGCTTCTATAAGGTAATTGAAGGCATATATGGAGCCACATACCTCCGCAACCCAAATTGTGAAGACTTGAAGAGGCTTCTATGCAAGGCAGACAAAAGAGGCTTCCCTGACATGATAAGAAGTCTCGATTGCATGCATTGGGAGTGGAAGAATTGTCCTACTGCTTGGGCTGGCCAATTCAAAGGTCGTCATGACAAGCCAAACATCGTGCTCGAGGCTGTGGCGTCTTAcgacacatggatttggcatgctttcttcGGCGCTCCTGGATCAAACAATAATATCAACGTTCTTTGGTCTTCTCCTTTGTTTAATAATGTTGCCAATGAATGGGCACCAGAATTTCGGTACAAGGTAAATGGTAATAGGTATGAGTTAGGTTACTATCTAACTGATGGTATTTATCTTAGTTGGTTTacctttgtcaaaagtttttctcatcccgatagtgcaaagaagaaattattttcgCAGAGGCAAGAGTCTTACAGGAATGATGTGGAGAGAGTGTTCAGGATCCTACAAGCTCGATAGGCCATTGTTAAAGGGCCTACACGATTTTAGCAGTCCGAAAACCTCCATTCAATCATGATGACATGCATAATTttgcacaacatgattgtggaagataagCACatcgaaattgaagaagatttaGACGAAGATGTGGATGATGACCAACCAACACATGCGAGAGCTATTGCAAGAGATGTTGAATATCTCGCTCCAACCATATATGAGCCCCGACAGGATAGGGTCACCTTGAGTGAGTATATGAGACGTTTAAATAGAATTCAAGCTTCTCAATGTCATAACACACTCCACAAGGATTTGGTTGAGCATGTATAGCGTCGAGAAAGTGAACGTTGATGATGTTGGTTAAGcatttatgtaataattttaagtGTACTATGGTGTtattttctagtaataaatttaagtgtcTTCTTGTGCAAATTATTTTGTCTAGTACATTAGATAAATTATTGAATGGAGGTTGAATTATTGTAGGCATCTATTCTACATCAAAGTGTGGAATAATAAGACATAAATTATTGGATAATTAATAAGACATAAATTTAATAAAGtacataaaccacataaacttaatacaaccgATAATTCATAAACCACATAATTCATAAACTATATAAACTTAGTACCAATGACAATTAATAAAGCACATAATTCAtacactacataaacttaacaatcatatccaccatcttcacttggtgatggacttcaTTGAAATGTTGGGATATAGGGTTTAGAGGATTCATCATCTTGAAACATACTCCTTGATGCAGACTTTCGCATAATTTCCTTTTGTTTACTATGTAAGAACTTATTCTTCTCTAGAGTGTATTTGCTGAGGTCCTTCATCATGAATTCAATTTCAAACCTATTTTCCTCCCTATCTGAGATTTCCTTCATTTGCAAATGCATTCGAGCTGCTTCTTCTTGGCGAGGGCTATGAGTTTCGTTCAATTTTGCAATTCCGGTATCAAAGTGTCCACTCATCGGATCTTTGggacttcctttttctttttgcttccttttgcttatctctttccgggggccttgcaaaagaagaagatgaggtcATTTCATCAACACCTTCATCGACACTTTTATCTCCAGCGTTTGTCTGTGCAGCTGCACattgaaataatcttccccattgttggtccgcatcggttccccacctcggacaatccttgaggaggtcccaagcatgttgcaacttaaagacttgattttttggtgttactcttgtcttgtaaatttccattgctttgtcaccctatgcaaaaaatacataaaaataattagttgcaacataatattatgtacatgacaagtaaaatatcaagaacaaaactcacaatttctgtgGCACTCCTTCCACTAGCCATGCTAACCACGGCTCTCTTCAAGATTTCTTCCATAAAGTGCCTGCTTTGTTGATAGTCTTCCACTGATCATAAACACCGCCACCATCCCGCCCGTCGCCATT
Coding sequences:
- the LOC137712456 gene encoding aquaporin SIP1-2-like → MGAIKAAAGDAVLTFLWISCASTLGLLTTLIATAVGVQALAWPPLFITTALVFLLVFVFTFIGDSLGGASFNPTGTASFYAAGLGSDNLFSMALRFPAQALGAVGGALAINEVMPQQYKHMLGGPSLKVDSHTGAIAEGVLTFIISFLVLVIILKGPRSSFLKMWLLAVVTVALVVTGSVYTGPSMNPANAFGWAYVNNWHNTWEQFYVYWICPFIGAILAGWVFRVLFPPPPSKKKKTKKA
- the LOC137713264 gene encoding uncharacterized protein, with the protein product MANLAIVVLSRETVSDEEIAFFESILNAVVNHDHYFARRLDAVGRQGLSPHQKLTSTFHMLVNGCSADSTDEYCRLAKSTAIENLKRFYKVIEGIYGATYLRNPNCEDLKRLLCKADKRGFPDMIRSLDCMHWEWKNCPTAWAGQFKGRHDKPNIVLEAVASYDTWIWHAFFGAPGSNNNINVLWSSPLFNNVANEWAPEFRYKVNGNRYELGYYLTDGIYLSWFTFVKSFSHPDSAKKKLFSQRQESYRNDVERVFRILQAR